The genomic region TGGAGCTGGACCCCAGGGACCCCAACGCCGTCCAGGCGGGGATCCTCTTCAACGGCTACCCCTACGACCCCCCCGACCAGTACTACCCCGACCTGGACACCGGGGGCGGGGTGGGGCGGGCCTGGATCAAGCCCTTCCCCCAAAAGGAATACATCCCTGACGTGGACGGCTACCTCAGGGGCTTCGACATCGCCGACGGGGCCTTCGCCGCCTCCCTCCACCGGGGGGAGATGCTCTTCACGGTGTACGGCCAGATCTTCGGGCGGTGGTACCGCATCGAGATCCCCACGGAGGTCTCCCACCGCCGGGAGGACACCCACATCAAGGCGGTCTTCAAGCCCGCCCGGGCCTACCCCCTCCCGGACCTCCCGGAGATCGACCCCTTCAGCGTCCTGCCGCCCTCCTACCCCGTGCCCCTCTGCGCCCAGCCCTGGTCGGCCCACGTGGACGACCCCCTGGGGGTGAGGCTCACCTACGTGCCCTGGGTGCGGGAGGCCATGCTGAACCGCATCGAGATGACCCTCTACGCCTCCATCTACCGGAACCCCCTGGTGCAGCGGAGCCCCAGCGGGGGGGACCGGGTCTTCTACACCCCCCGGGACGGGGGCTTCAACCTCCTGAGCCAGGCCCTGCTGGCGGTAAGCTTTACGGATGACCCGGACGACTGGATCTACTTCGACTACTTCGTCCGCCTGGGGAACCGGCACCCCAAGATCGCCCACGCCTACGACCTCTTCTGGCGGTTCTACAACGTGCGCCCCTGGCGGGTGACCCGGGCCCCCGACGGGGGGTGGTACTGCGAGGGGTTCGAGGGGGAGAACCTGAAGTGGGAGGGGCCCTTCACCTACGAGGAGTTCAAGGCCCGGTTCTTCGACCCCCGGCTTCCGGTGCCCGACGAGCCCCCCGAGCGCAACGGGATGCGCCTCTGGCCCGCCCCGGGGCGGCCTTAGGGGAGAACCGGGGGCGTACCGCGGTACTCTCCAGGGCCAAGCTTAGCCCAGGCGGCCCGGCTGGACCTGAGGAGGGCTGGGTCTGGATCGCCCCCTACGACACCGCCGGGGGGAGGCCCCACCGGGACCGGAACCGCATTGCCCCCCACGAGCCCGTGGACCTGCCGGGGGATCCCAGCCGGACCCTCAATGGGGCCAAGGCCGCAGGGAGGCCGCCATGGTCCTGGAGCCCGAGAAGGCCCAACCCCAAGACCCCAAGGCCCGCCTGAGCCTCCTGAAGGACGCCTTCGGGATGTGCTTCCTGGAGGATCCCGAGCTCTTCGAGCTCCTCCCCGAGCGCTTCGTCCTCCACGTCCTGCCCCTGGACGACGAAGAAGCCGGTCAGGTGGCCCTAGCCGAGCTCCCCCATCTCCGGAAGTGGTCGGCGGAGGGGGAGGGCCCCATCGCCAAGCTTAGCCCTTACGGGCTGACGCAGGCCCTCTTCCTCGGGGGACGGCTGGTGGGGGTGGTGCTGCCCGAGGGGAAGGTAGTCCCGGCGCGGGCGGCGTAATCCTTACCAACGGACATGTCCGCCTCCAAGTCCCGCCAGGGGTGCTCCAGGACCTGGAGCCGGCGCGGGCCCTGCGGGCCCAAGGCCTCTCCCGGCGGGAGCTGGCCCGGCGCATGGGGACCTCCCCCGGGCCGCGGGGGCCCTGGGGGCAGGGCCGGAGGTGCGGTTTGCCGTCTGAGGGGGCCTAACCCCTCCTAGAGGGGCCCTAACCCTCCCCTTTCGCCCAACGCAGCGCGAGGGCCCGGGGGCCTTCTCCCTGGAGCCCCAGGGCCTCCACCCCCAGGGGCCGTCCCTCCCGGTCGTAGTCCACCACCACCTCGGGAGCCACGGGTCTGGAACGGGCTACCCTCCCCTCCCGCAGCCAGAGGTAGAGGGCGTGGGCCTCGGGGTCGTAGGTCCAGCGCACAGGCCTTCAGAGGTGGGCCACGATGGCCTCCCTGAGCAGCGTCCTTTCTGCTATCTGGCGTAAGCCCTCTCTAAATCATTTCCGCCACCCTTGTTCTTTTTCACCCGCCCCCACCCCAACAACCCCCCACCACACCCCTCTTCCTCCACCTCACCTCCCCTTCCCCACCACCTTTCCCATCCCCAGGCCTTCCCATGCGCTTTTGGCTTTGGGGTGTAAAAGGCCCGGGGTCTGGGGGTGTGGTGGGGGCGGTGGCGGGCGTGCTAAAATGAGGGTAAATGGCAGAGTTTATATTTGAAGACCCCTGGAGTGACCCCGAGGAGCGGAGGCGGCGGGTGGAGGAGGCCCTCCGGGGGTGGGACCGGGAGGCCCTCCTGGAGGGCCTGGAGGCCTTCCGCCGCCGCAGGGGCAAGCGGGGCAGCCGCGTGGACCGGGCCTCCGTGGAGGCCTTCCTCTTCTGGCTGGAGCGGGAGGGGCGGCGCTGGCCGGCCTTGGAAGCAGGGGATGTGAAGGGGTTCCTGCGGGAGCTCTTGGTCCGGGGGAATCCCCTCTCCTCCGTCCCCAAACCCTACCGGGACAAGAGCCTGGTCCGGGTCCTGGCCTCCCTGCGCCTCTTCGCCCGGTTCCTGGACTGGGCCGGGGTGGGGTGGCCGGCCCATGTGGAGTGGCCCCAGAACGTCCTCAACCCCGTGCGCCATGACCTGGCCCTCCCGGAGGAGGCGTACCGGCGGCTATTGGAGAGCATCCCCACCTTTCCCGTGGCCCACCAGCGCCCCCTCCTGGCGGTGGTGGTCCCCCTCATGGGGGAGGTGGGGTTAGGGTACCGGGAGCTCTGCGCCCTCTGGCGGCAGGACTACCTGGGGGACCGGCTCCTGGTGCGGGGGAAGGTGCGGGAGGTCCCCCTCTCCCCCGAGGCGCAGAAGGCGGTGGAGGAGTGGCTTCCCCTCCGGGACTACCTGGCGGGGCTCCACCCCATCCCCTACCCCCATCTCCTCCTCCGCACCGCCCGGGGGAAGGGGCGGGGGAAGCCCTTGAGTCCCCTGGCCCTCCGCCTCCTCCTGGAGGACCTCTTCCACCATGCGGGCCTGGGGGGGATCAAGCAGATCATGCGCGCCCTGCAGTACCGGGCGGTGCGCCGGTTCTTCCAGCGGGGCTACCCCAAGGAGAAGGTGGCCTACTTCGTGGGGGTGAAGCGCATCGCACAGGGGTGGGAGTAGGGCTACATTGGAGAGAAAACTTATACCTAGTCAAAATCTGCGCGAACCCCCAA from Thermus oshimai DSM 12092 harbors:
- a CDS encoding DUF2283 domain-containing protein; the encoded protein is MRWTYDPEAHALYLWLREGRVARSRPVAPEVVVDYDREGRPLGVEALGLQGEGPRALALRWAKGEG